Genomic DNA from Magnolia sinica isolate HGM2019 chromosome 4, MsV1, whole genome shotgun sequence:
AATTTTCCTGCAACTAAAATTCTACTCAATTTGCTACAACGATGGAAGCTGTCTCCTGAAGAAAGGTATTATTGGGTGAAGACTGAAGAAACTACAAATGCCATGGAGTTTGTCAGTAAATTCCTTCTACCCATCTTTGTTAGGCCTTTCTTCAAAAAGTGGGAACCAACTAAGGGTATTTGCTCTCATAAGGGACCCCCAAGGATCATCGCATTCAGTGGCTTGTGGGAAAGCATAAAGTGCTTACCACCAATCGATCACTTGAGGAATAGACAAATGTTTATTCCCAACATGTGTGATGCGTCTTGGGCACGCAGATTTGGACCATTTAGTCATGCATTACGACTTGTGGGAACCATCTAGTGGaggttttctttttcctcttttagaCATGCTTGGAACTATCATAGAGACAATATCTATCGCATATCATTGGCCATCCTCTGAGATTGGCGAGACTAGGAGCCCGTTTAGATGACAAACTGGTGCTCAAGCAAGACACAAAAAGCAGAGTCCCAGACAATTGTGTGAGCAATCCAATGCAAGATAGCTAGTTCACTATCTTGACATTTCTAAATATAAGCCATATGCTTCTCATGCCCATAAAGGCCTTTTTTAGGAAAGTCCAGGTAAAATTGTCGACTAATAGTGGATAAAATTCAGCATTAAACAAGATGCATTTCTACGGCCATGTGATGAGCAAACGGGTAGGAAGTAATAGCAGGTAAAGCATCaacttgatttattttttttccaagatCTGTTTGCATATTCTTGATTTGTAGATAAATTAATTGCCTCAACATCTgtttattttgtaattttgatCCAAATATGTTTGCCTTTAATCCTTAGCGGAGGTGTCCCACTCTGGTTCTTTCTAGTACAATCAATCAAAAAAGTTTTGGTCAAAGCTGTTTAGCAGGGGCATCGGGATTCCTTGCGAAACAtgccactgctatttgtggctgCCTGAAGCATGACAATTTACAAGAGCAGCACAAGCATCCACTACTTTCAAGCTTAGTTGTGGGCATTATAGCTGTGATTTCCCCGACTGTTAATGAAGGATGCTCAAGTGGAAGGTGGGAGAGAAGAGTGGACAAGGTGGATCAACCTCTATCTATAACCCGCACCATGGAATTACAGGCTAGAACTGCACAATATCTTCAAAGGGTCCAACATAAACAAGGACTAGCATATTGCAAGAGATAGGGATTCTAGGGCTACCTAAAAAGGGTGATGTGGAATTCTCTTCTTCTCATGTTCTACAGCCactcctagttttttttttttctctcatttcttcgATATTTGCTTGAATTTTGCAGGAAATTGTGGGCTTTACTAAGGGTAGAGGAATTTTGGATGATTCACAAGTGGCttcatctaatatgttgatttaaTCATGGGAGGCTAAATTAAGGTGCCAAGAGGGGTAATTAAGTTAAATGGAAACTTTTACATGGTTCACTAGAGGTTTTGCTTTAGATAGAGGAGATTTAGATTTCTCAAGGTCAAAACTGGGACAAAGAAGTCAACTATATGAAAATTAGGTTTTCGTGGAATTCATATTGTCATTTTTAAAATTGTGCCCTCCATAAATATTGTTATTaactgggataaggcttagataatgataATGTTGAGATATTGTCATTTTTCAAATTGTGTCCTGCATAAATATTCATATTATGCAATCTGGTATTCAATCTTTGTGTTCAAGTATCAGTTTTAGGTATCTATGGTATGATTAGAAAACTAAATGGGAGGGTTGACACTGACCTAATTCATATGATCCTTCTAACCAGGTGCTACTCCCACTTTGAATTGTGCTACGAACTCATGCTCCTCTAGCTTCCCAGTtttttatacttgctaacattttgaaaaggTGCTTCCCCACTACCTCACCCAAATATAGAGCCGATTCAATTCATGCTTCGCACAACGATATGGCTGACTAATGGTTTTAATTTGGGATCAGAATTCAAAGTGGTTAAGGAGATAGGAAGGTTCAAAGTAAAATCATTTTCCTAAAATCTCATTCCAAATTGTCACTACACAACTCTCAGGTAGGGAAATCAGGACCAGGAATTTAAATCCAGAAAGCTTTCCCATGGGCACATAAATGGGATTCACATGTCCTAGGGATTTCAAAAATGTTTTCTGGGGCATTAAAATTGGATCTCAATGCCCAAGAGTTTTTGAAAATGAAATGGGGTGTCAGCCCCTAACATGGAATAGTCTAGGTACCTCACCACTTAGTCAAGATTTGGGTAGGTTAAGGTTTTGAAGGGTGTTCCTCAAGGACTTCGCTAGAAATTAGGTTGCCAAGTGCAGTCTCACTAATCCCAGGTTGGCTTAAATCATGAACAAGAAGTCAGCCAAAGACTGATTGGATCAAATGATCTACCTAATCCAAATGGGGCAAATATAGAGACAATGAAGAAAACTCCAGTCAAAGATGTCATAACTTGTAAGCATTTGcactatagttgcacaaagcagCAACAAATTGAATGCAAGAGCAGGAAgcatttgtttcaaaatgtaaacaagtataaattGGTAGGAAAGAGCAATGAGTCTGAAGCGTGATTcgaagtggaagtgggagcaatGAGTCCGAAGAGTGATACGAAGCAAGCGCAGGAGCATGAGTCCGAAGCGCGATTCGAAGCGGCCGCAGGAGCATGAGTACGAAGCGAGATTCGAAGCAGGCGCAGGAGCATGAGTCTGAAGCAGGAGCGGTAGCAAGAGTCCAAAGCGAGATTCGAAATGGGAACGACACCTTGTTAGAAGGATCCTACAACTAAGTTATGCACACTAACCCAGGCACAACACTTTCTTTTCTAGAATGAAGTTGATTGTCAGCCATGAGGACACCTAAAATTTGTCGAACTTGCAGAAAGGTCCCTTGTAACTAGGGTTGGCAATGGGATGAGCCATGGCCAGGCAAAGTCAATATCAAACCATGGCGTGAACCACCCCAAGTTCtccccaatgttttaaatagctttgctatgtagtgtgtagcttatgctacatagcgtagcttGGCCTTAATGCTATGTTGCTcgtgaaaatagcttaagtcatgtGTAGCCTATAGTACATGATAATTTGCAAAcactacatgctatgtagctcacattacaaTAAAAcgttaaaatcaattaatgtttttaattatttgttacggttttctattttcaataaaaattagttaatctttcaatacttttagtaaaataatacaagtaacgatattaaatcagttttgttGCTCCTTTagctttatacttaatcattgacctttcctattactttaggatgtgtttggttgcaccaaatgtcatgaaTTTTGTCAAATTCCATTGTTAATCAGTGTAATTTGGtgtagaatatcatgaaattggtgcaaccaagtgcgACCTCGATTAAAAATACAAAAGTAgagtgtagcttacactacacacaatgtagcttatgcctcatgcTTTGAAGGGGTGAACcctatgctacacgctattcgGTATTTAAAACACCAGTTCTGCCCAttaccaagtagaactagaaaatgaCAAAGGGGGTGACCTTCCTCAATCTGCACAATAGAACTTATACAATAATTTTAGACGTTGCCAATCAAATCCATAGTAGCGGCGAGCGAAATGGGAGCAGCCTAAACCATGAAAATGGGGATGTGGGAGAGCAATACAAGCGTCGTGCTGCTAGGCGAAGCAGTGGAGTGATGCACCCTAGATGGCTAGAGTCCAGTAGCCAAAAGCATCACTAGCTTACGCTCTAACCCGAGTAGCATGGGGCATGGCCAGAAATCTTTATTTTTGATGGCACCTTCCTAGGTAAAAGAGATGAAAGTAGCATCGAGACTCATGTTTAGCCTTGCTCTTTGATAGAACTCCTTCAAAACATTTAACAAATCAAACTTCACCACATTATTCCAGCAagcatataaaataaataaataatcaatggtGAAGGCATTAGGGCCTAGGGCTTTATCCTATGGTCTAAAGATTGCACTTCTTATCTCCTCTTCATATCAGAGGATAGAATCGAAGTGCAAATCATCAAAATTCAACCTGATAAAATCATCCTTTAAGTAAATCTTCTCAAAATATTCAACCACGTTTCCTTTTATCTCGTTTCTATCTTCGACAAAACGTTCGTGTGCTTGGTCGTCTTAATAGCATTACCATGCTTGGAAGCATTGGTGATGCAATGAAAGAATCATGTATTCTTATCACCTTCCTTCATCCATATGGCTCTACATGTCTACCTCCACGCCATCTCATCCATCTTGATCAAGTCGAATAATTCTTTCTAAGAGCAATTCTTCCATCTTTTTCAGCATTGGATCGCCCTAGTAATTCTTCATAGTTGTCAACATTAGCATTGGATCACCTTCCTTCATCCATATGGCTCTACATGTCTACCTCCACGCCATCTCATCCATCTTGATCAAGTCGAATAATTCTTTCTAAGAGCAATTCTTCCATCTTTTTCAGCATTGGATCACCCCAGTAATTCTTCATTGTTGTCAACATTAGCATTGGATCACCTTCCTTCATCCATCTGGCTCTACATGTCTACCTCCATGCCATCTCATCCATCTTGATCAAGTTGAATAATTCTTTCTAAGAGCAATTCTTCCATCTTTTTCAGCATTGGATCACCCCAGTAATTCTTCATAGTTGTCAACATCGGCGAGCTGTTCTAAGATCACCTCCATTTTCATATCCTTTTTAGGGTTCCACTCTATATGTTCTCCTTTCACACTTAAGAGCTATTTTTTTCAGCTTTACACCCTGTCCCCTAAGGCCAGCCCTGCCACCTTATTTCCGCCACTTCTCAACAAGAACCAATgacttattttttaatttaaacgaTGAAAGACTGCATGACTGGCCATCCATCTCGAGAAAAATCAGGGTACTATCCCAAGCTGGTTTTAAAAGGGTGCTCTGACAAACATCGTTGTGTTTCTCCTTCAAGGCCTTGTCCACTAGAAACCTGTCCAACTGAATCATAATTGGATTCTCCTGATTATTCGGAGTAATTTGTTGCATTTATTCTTAAAAAGATTAAATCACATCATAAATAAATTATCCACATTAATCATGGATTTTATAAGTAATTTTGTCATTCATATTGTTTATAATTATAGACTAATTCAATTAGAAAAACATGAGCAACGGAGTCACCGTGTTGACCCGCCTAAATCAAATTTTATAGGTGGACGGAGTCAAGTCCTAGTCCAAGTTTAATAGCCTTGCTTAAAGCCAATTTCTTAAATGTTGTATTTAAATGTATTTAAATGTTTTTTAAAGCaagtttttgttgtatttcaatgtaatgagcCCTAATTCACCAAATGATGTTTGctttgtgttcaattaggaccTATTTGGTTAGCTTCCAACAGGTCAAGCTGATAGATAAcatcttatcaaagaatggtcaTCTAAATACACCATATATACatacccaaaatacaaaagatattCTCTCTCCCTTGGATGCTTTCTTCTTCTTGCATCTCCTCAAAATCCTTTCGGAATCTCATCCGGGATCATAGTTCCTCTCTATCACCATAATACCCTTTTTCTGATATTAACACCcccccccttctttttttttttttgcttaaaaaATTCTGACCAATATCTAGCAATATGGTCTCATAGGGGACAATACCAAGACACCACTACGTGTACCATTTTTCAGCCAGGCCAATGCGCTCTCCAGTAGATATTCAGAAACATGGGTGGACCGAGTCAAGTCCAAGTGTGCCAGCCTTGCTTAGAGCCCCTTTCTGCCAATAATTAATAATACTATTTCCAAGAGTTCTTTAATGCATCATAAACAACTGCAATTGTATTCTTCTCTAACAGCttcattcttttgaaaattttgcatGTTATATGATATAAAGTTATCTGGCTGAAATGATTATTTGGAGATAAAATTGATTTGAAGTTTTGAACATGCTCATAACTcctttacaaaataaaaataaatttcacctaCGAGGTTTTGCTCTTTGCCTAGTCTCCATGTTTTGGAAACTTTTCATACTTTCAAAACAAATATTAAAGTGAATTTCTATAAAGTGGATCTTATCCTATAAAATGTTTCCCTCTAAAACAATCAAATAATTAACTTCAATTTTATGCAATTTCCTACAGTCTACATTGCAGAACCAAATCAACAAGTTCAAATTACAATACGATAGTAGGCTAGTTCTAGCCAACAAGTCACCCAATTACAGCCAGGTTTCAATTACAGATGCCATTAATAGCATAGTACACCATCAAAGCCATTGTCATCATCACCACCTTCATCATAAGTTATGATTGCCAGCTGCCTATAGTCCTATACTTGCTATTTGGGGTCAATTTTCATAGCATATGCTACTTCCATGCAAGTCAACAAGAAACATAGACACTCCTAGACCATCAATAACAAACCACAACATAAactgaaattacagtagatcgCATATGCTTAACCTTCAGAGCAATGTAACCAGCAGCGAAACTAAGAACAACATAGCGTCCATAACTTTTCTAGTCAACAGATACAATGAACAACGCCAGATAATACAGACATTTAATAGGAAGCATGCATGCATTTTTATACATAGTTACCAAAAAAAAAGGCAACCCTATCACAATGATTCAAGTAACCCATCAAGACATCATTGCAGATGAAGCAACTCCACTCTTGAGCTCCAACATGCACATTTCAGGCTGGTAGCAGTGAAAAGCAAACCGAGAGAGAAGAACCACAAATAGGCACCTAGCAGTCCTTAAAAAATATTAAGTAAAAGACATGCCAACTATATGCATATGCATTCACATGGAAGAAAAAAACAAGAAATTGCATGCAAAAGCAAAAGTAGCTTAAATGAGAGACTTACAGTGGAAACGTAGAAGGAAATTAAGTCCCCTCATTGGTCCAAATTACACAGGATTGGTTAGCCGAAGCATGCTGACTAATCTCTCAAGTCGTAGTGTAGGAGTTATGATCCAATCGTTTGACATGTTCTGAATTGACCACAGTGGGAGAACAAGTGATGCAAGGAGGCCATGTTGCCAACCTATTGAGTGTTGACAAATTGAAGAACCAACAAATGAGAACTCAATGGATCATGTGCACATGCAATCAAAGGATTTCAAATTCAATTACATTAGGTGTTATTTTCAAACTCCATTGAAATCACTTCACAGAACGTGGGGATGACCAAGTACATAAAAGACAATGTatattttccttcttttcaaGAATGGGGCTGAAAAAACAGCAACCCTTTTGACAAGGGATACAATCCAAATGCATTTGAAAATGATCACACATAGCATGTGATAGATCCCATACAAATGGTGTTGATAGAAAAAATAACTTAGTCTCAAAAAACAATCTTCATATACTTCCATTGAAACGAAGTCATAATAAAGAGAAAGAACCAAAACCAACATCACATGCGGCAAGCTCTCGTGAAAATCATCTGCAATATACGAGTCTTCAAAACTTAATCCATAACAAAATACAAGTAAGAACTATCGCATCACCCAATACATAGAACCGGCAAAACTACTAAGAAAATGCACGACAAAGTAAAACCCAAAATCCATACATCCAttacaagaaagaaaaacaaaaccaaaaaaaaaaaaaggcaaaagcAGTTCCTTTTCTGAATAATTGATGCATCCGAACACGGTCATTCCCCCGAGCGTCCCACAGTTCAAAAGCCGTCCATTCTTTAAACCACACGAATAACCACGTTCTGAATTATCAAACTAAAAACAGAGTAAAACATCAATTAGAGCGAGAGAAACAATCACCGAATAAACATCGAAAACAAAAACTGAAAATTAAAATGCCACCATAAAACTCAGACATGTAGGCAGTGTAAAAATCATACCTAACGTGATGCATATCCTCCCATTGGTCCCACACCAGAATGCGGCCTCGGCACAGAACCTTGCCCCATATGCCCACCCTGAAATGAATTTGCACCCTGATGACCCTGTGAATTCTGATACCCTGCATTTCCCATCCCAAAACCCTGCAGCGCCTGTGGAACCGCCGACCCCGCCACCTGCGGCGCAGCCCCCATATTCAGTGCTGCAGCCAAAGCAGCAGGGTTCAATGATGCAAGCATGGCCGGTGAAACACCGAAAGCAGCCGGATTCTGCCCAGCAGCTGCAAGCACAGCAAGCGCTGCTTGATTCTGTGCAACACCCTGTCCACCAAACGGCAGTGCCCCAGACAGGAGCCCTTGTCCTAATAAAGCCGCCGAAGCAGCCATGTCCGGCCCACCAAAACCCACATTTGCACCACTGCCTGACGCGTTATACCCGGATGGGCCTGCGGGCCCTGGAGCATTATTGGAAGATGGCACGGCAGTGGAAGCAGCCCGGAGTTTGTGACTATCTGTCGCCTTCTGACAATACAATTGGTGCCCTTCGAAGCTCTTGTTCGGCTCTTCCAATGCCTTCCTCGCCCCCTCAACAGTCTTATATATGAAAAGGGCGAAACCCTTCGACTTGCCCGTCTGCTTATCAAACCCTAGGGGCCCCTCCTCGATTTCCCCATACTTGGAGAAGAATGTGAGCAATTTTGCAGCAGGGATATCCGAATTCACGTTCCCAACGTAGATCTTCCTTGCCAACGCCTCCTTCTGCTGGGGCTGTAGGCCCTGCTGCGGCTGCACGGGGCCAGCCGACGCAAGCTGGCATGCGGTCATCCGACCGTCGATCTTCTTCTGAGGGTTCCTGAGGGCCTTCCTAGCGGACCGGCGATGCTTGTAGAGGAGGAAGCCGTAGCCCTTGGATTTGCCGGAAGCCTTGTCGACGACGACGTTGCAGTCCTCGAGCTCGCCGTACTTGGAGAAGTAGGAGCTGAGCTTATCGGAGGTGGTCTCCCAGCCAAGGCCGTGGACGAAGAGCTTGCGGTGGGCCGGGTCGCGGTCGGCAACCCGGTGGATCTCTTCAGCGATACTAGGGTCGGAGGAAGCTGCGGATCGGAGGAGGTCGATGAGCTGCTCCTTGTTGAAGGGCTCGAGGGTCTTGGCCAGATCTTCTTCGTCCGATTCCGAATCGGTCGCGGAATCGGTCGCCGCTGAGTCGGTTTCGAGAGGGTTGAGTTCCGACTCGAGCTTTCGCTTCTTCGCCATGGATgagagaaggagaagagaagatggaaaggaaaaaaagggagacttttttcttcctttctcctgTCTTTTTTGGGGAAGGGTTTTTAGGGTTAGAGCCGCGAAGAGGTAACAAGTAAGGACGTCAAGGTGTTGCTCGTGACCCAAAGCTCCGTGGGGGGAAGGGGAACGGATCGaccactccccctgccaccagcccggtggctgtggtcggtgctctgtggaccccaccatgatgtatgtgtttcatccattccgtgcatccatttttacgtatcattttagggcttaatcctaaaaattagagatatttaaatctcaggtggatcacaccacaggaaaataatagtgattggatatccaccattaaaatcctccaaaggctcactgtactgtttattttaccTCCAATTTGTTGTTTAGGTCATACAGAcgtatagcctgatacaaaacttttatacaGACGTATGGCtcgaaaatgaagcaaatccaaacctcaagtgtacCTACCccaggaaacaatgatcattgaatgtatccctcaagtggaccacgtaatCGGAAAAAGTGATCACTAGAGATGAGCATTGAAAACTACAAGGGTCCACTAGGCATCTCTAATCCTCTTCTAGAGAAATTGAGCCCTACAAATCAAGAGAGTGGTTGTGCCCAGTCAGTTATAAACTCAAATAACATAAGACAATTTCTCACATATATGAGATTAGATCAGTTCAAAATAGGTTGCATAGCTATCAACAACCAATGGGAATGATGTTATGATGCCATGGGCCATCCAATAATCGTATCTGATTAGGGAACAGGGCCAAATATGAGATGGTGCGATTTACGGTCAAACAAAGAAGACAACCACCCCATTAATGGCAAAACCGGATCAGGTGGTTGACCTTCCGATCCAACACACTTGAATGGTTTAGATGAGTCACAGTGCAACACCCAGGCCAATCAGAGCGTGGTCCTGGGGCGACCACTAGTGAACTGCCGTATGACCACCCCAGACAGTCACATCATGcacaagtgtggggcccaccgtcgatAAGCTAGGATAAGTTAAGTCGCTAACGCAAATGAGCCTAAGCGTGTTCAGGTCGGGCGTGGGCCGTAGAGTCGGTCTACCCAATAATACATTACGACAAATTGTAATGGTCATGCAACGCCCGTAAAGGATCCAATAAATCCGAAACCATGGAAAACTGTGGACCtcattgggcttgtggtccattgtgGACGGAGGACCCAAATGGCGCCTAAAATTGGGCAACTTAAACCGTCAAGTCGGCACTTGCAAAGCGCGACTCTTCAAGTCTAAAACCTAAAAATCTGAAGTTTAAGTAATTGGCCCCGCCGCTATAGACAGTGAATTACGACCTTCCGAGCATTAGATTTCGTTCAAACTCAAGCTATAGATCAAGGATATTTCTCTGCCCTTACCCGCCAAATTAAACCCATGATCGAATGACAGTGACCATTGATCGTAAATCAAGCCCCTACAATCAATTGCCTCATCCATTTGCCATCAAACTTGGGACAGCCCCTCATCATATTATGGGATACCTATCCCATCACACATATGGGCTAGGGAGCCATTGGGACAACCCCAAGGACCATAAATGTACCCCATAAGGTCATATGTATTAAGACTAGCCACCCTTGGGCCATTAGAGCTAAATTTCAGATTATATAAGCTCAAAAgactctctccctcactcccatatgaatttttccaacaaagaagggagagagaagggagaaagtgGAGGGAGTGGAAGGAGAAGGAGCTCCAAAAAGAGCTAGGAATTGAGGAAATTCCCCCTCCTACCACGGCCTCACGCTGGAAACTGCAACTCCGTCGCCACAAAGGTGATTTGCTGGTGATTGGAAGGTAACCACCCTATCACTTCCCAAATTTCAGCACATTGAGCCACATGCATGTCTCCTAACACGCGAATCCATTTGACACAGGGCTCCGACGTGTTAATTCACAAGTCCAGTACCCCAAGAGCTACTCCGCAGGCCCTCGGCAACccctaggtgcggaccattatctctaTATAGCCATTTATCAAACTTAAGCTGAATTTAGTGACTGTGGATGTAGAATTCGCTTGCATGTCACTTGCATGTGCTATAATGTTAGTTTTGGGGTGTCGAAATTCTGTTGCATGCCTCCTATATACATGACTAatttccaattttattttatgcaTGATTAATTTCTCTGAAATTGAGCTTGTTTACATgcttatttaaatttttttcctGTATTTAAGAATCCTTGATGAATCATGATGACAATGTTTACAATTTACTGCTATATATGTCTAAATCTTTCACAACTACAAGTAGATCGACATCTACTTTAATATGTTTCATTGATACACTGCCCCGCTTGCcggttttgtcacgccccaaactcggaaactgagcttataaaattctcaatcaccgaatccaatgccgacagcttccgtagtaccccattctcgagttCCAGCGcgtatacgctagattccgatcctgggatcctgcaaggaggatttttcaatgtacatttatctcgtaagaagcacaACCACAAGTTTTCCctaatcacaaaggcaacatcatcatcacatatccactaatataaatatttgagtacagtgccgacaggaaatacatatatcaaaaatcaagctccagaagtccgttgtaagctccaagctccaagctcaatgctgctgcaacctaacatcacctgcacacatttatcatgc
This window encodes:
- the LOC131243274 gene encoding UBP1-associated protein 2A-like, encoding MAKKRKLESELNPLETDSAATDSATDSESDEEDLAKTLEPFNKEQLIDLLRSAASSDPSIAEEIHRVADRDPAHRKLFVHGLGWETTSDKLSSYFSKYGELEDCNVVVDKASGKSKGYGFLLYKHRRSARKALRNPQKKIDGRMTACQLASAGPVQPQQGLQPQQKEALARKIYVGNVNSDIPAAKLLTFFSKYGEIEEGPLGFDKQTGKSKGFALFIYKTVEGARKALEEPNKSFEGHQLYCQKATDSHKLRAASTAVPSSNNAPGPAGPSGYNASGSGANVGFGGPDMAASAALLGQGLLSGALPFGGQGVAQNQAALAVLAAAGQNPAAFGVSPAMLASLNPAALAAALNMGAAPQVAGSAVPQALQGFGMGNAGYQNSQGHQGANSFQGGHMGQGSVPRPHSGVGPMGGYASR